The following are encoded in a window of Nibricoccus aquaticus genomic DNA:
- a CDS encoding KdsC family phosphatase codes for MPAKSKSKNKSASRAASRPRPARTSSRSAPASKKIPPARWAAIRLFAMDVDGILTDGTLHICSDGSETKIFNVLDGMGLTRCAKSGIVTAWISGRLSGATTVRAGELKIPHLIQGRTDKHVALQELAAQLGIASENIAYMGDDDIDAAALRWAGIGITVPGGMPAAFAAADYVTTRQAGYGAVREVCEHIFAARGLTFVP; via the coding sequence GTGCCCGCCAAATCTAAGTCTAAAAATAAATCCGCCAGCCGCGCAGCTTCACGTCCACGCCCGGCTCGCACGTCCTCTCGCTCCGCTCCCGCGTCAAAAAAAATCCCACCCGCCCGCTGGGCCGCGATCCGCCTCTTCGCAATGGACGTCGATGGCATCCTCACCGACGGCACGCTTCACATCTGCTCCGACGGCTCCGAGACCAAAATCTTCAACGTCCTCGACGGCATGGGCCTCACCCGCTGCGCCAAATCCGGCATCGTCACCGCCTGGATCTCCGGCCGCCTCTCCGGTGCCACCACCGTCCGCGCCGGCGAATTAAAAATCCCGCATCTCATCCAAGGCCGCACCGACAAACACGTCGCCCTCCAAGAACTCGCCGCCCAGCTCGGCATCGCCTCCGAGAACATCGCCTACATGGGCGACGACGACATCGACGCCGCCGCCCTCCGCTGGGCCGGCATTGGCATCACCGTCCCTGGCGGCATGCCCGCCGCCTTCGCCGCCGCCGACTACGTCACGACTCGGCAAGCCGGATACGGCGCTGTCCGCGAAGTCTGTGAACATATCTTCGCCGCCCGCGGTCTCACCTTCGTCCCATGA
- a CDS encoding LptA/OstA family protein has product MKLLRLLPLLAFAVAPLGAQTPPATPVPLVETVITATSAEIWSNETGTETYAIFKGNVVVTGTNLRITCDRIDATAAGSNDTTAKNTTAQDVEKFKTILATGKVHIVQGDREANCERAEVLPREGKIVLTGKPVVIDRSANIVFTGEPMTLLKNERRVQGENVRIILPSVPDLGFDKNSPAPAKPADAAPKP; this is encoded by the coding sequence ATGAAACTCCTCCGCCTCCTTCCCCTTCTCGCTTTCGCCGTCGCTCCCCTCGGCGCGCAAACGCCCCCCGCCACTCCCGTTCCCCTGGTCGAAACCGTCATCACCGCCACCTCGGCCGAGATCTGGAGTAACGAAACGGGCACCGAGACCTACGCCATTTTCAAGGGCAACGTCGTCGTTACCGGCACCAACCTCCGCATCACCTGCGATCGCATCGACGCCACAGCCGCTGGCAGCAACGATACCACGGCCAAAAACACGACCGCGCAGGACGTCGAAAAATTCAAAACCATCCTCGCCACCGGCAAAGTTCACATCGTCCAGGGAGACCGCGAGGCCAACTGCGAGCGCGCCGAAGTTCTCCCGCGTGAAGGCAAAATCGTTCTCACCGGCAAGCCGGTGGTCATCGACCGCAGCGCCAATATCGTTTTCACCGGCGAACCCATGACCCTCCTCAAAAACGAACGCCGTGTTCAGGGCGAAAACGTCCGCATCATCCTGCCCTCCGTACCCGACCTCGGATTCGACAAAAACTCCCCCGCCCCCGCCAAGCCCGCCGACGCCGCTCCCAAACCATGA
- the lptB gene encoding LPS export ABC transporter ATP-binding protein, protein MSSPSPTSAPEAQISTQGLVKTYGERNVVNGVDITVRAGEIVGLLGPNGAGKTTSFYMIVGLVPATSGKVLINGSDATKLRMHERARLGVGYLPQEASIFRKLTVEDNILAIVETIGLAKKEHRARVQQHLEELHLTHVAKQKAFTLSGGERRRLEIARALVTQPKFLLMDEPFAGVDPISVADVQKMILALKQRGIGILITDHQVRETLKIVDRGYIIHKGKVLTNGPASFLITDPQAREFYLGKDFNL, encoded by the coding sequence ATGAGTTCCCCGTCGCCGACCTCCGCCCCCGAGGCCCAGATCTCCACCCAGGGCCTCGTCAAAACCTACGGCGAGCGCAACGTGGTCAACGGCGTCGACATCACCGTCCGCGCCGGAGAGATCGTCGGCCTCCTCGGGCCCAACGGCGCCGGCAAGACCACGTCGTTCTACATGATCGTCGGCCTCGTCCCCGCGACGTCAGGCAAAGTCCTCATCAACGGAAGCGACGCCACCAAACTCCGCATGCACGAGCGCGCCCGCCTCGGCGTCGGTTACCTCCCGCAAGAAGCGTCCATCTTCCGCAAACTCACCGTCGAGGACAACATCCTCGCCATCGTCGAAACCATTGGCCTCGCCAAAAAGGAACACCGCGCGCGCGTCCAGCAGCACCTCGAGGAACTCCACCTCACCCACGTCGCTAAACAAAAAGCCTTCACGCTCTCCGGAGGCGAACGCCGTCGCCTCGAGATCGCCCGCGCCCTCGTCACCCAGCCGAAATTCCTCCTCATGGACGAACCCTTCGCCGGCGTTGACCCCATCTCCGTCGCCGACGTCCAGAAGATGATCCTCGCCCTCAAACAACGCGGTATCGGCATTCTCATCACCGACCACCAAGTCCGCGAAACGCTCAAGATCGTCGACCGCGGCTACATCATCCACAAAGGCAAAGTCCTCACCAACGGCCCCGCCAGTTTCCTCATCACCGACCCCCAGGCCCGCGAATTCTACCTCGGCAAAGACTTCAACCTCTGA
- the hprK gene encoding HPr(Ser) kinase/phosphatase yields the protein MPKSIQGITVAHFFDTYRERLKMELVLGEPGLHRMIREGSINRPALALTGFFKYFANKRIQVLGAAEMTYLKTLDHARQVEILQEMVERQIPCLVLTRNFHPTPAMLSVAKEKNLPVFRTTLITMNFINLATLCIDNEFAPSVTEHATTLDIRGIGVMLRGSSGVGKSECALALIERGHSLVADDLTVIKLLDERELMASSRPLNRGYMECRGIGIINISDMFGVKSVRPEKRIDLVVSLFEWTPDAVEERTGLEENFYEILELKVPHIILYVRPGRDMARLVEVAALTQALKKMGHDPAKTFNDRLIAYMTQQSETPARTIRLDPDRSRSEEDRS from the coding sequence ATGCCCAAATCCATCCAAGGCATCACCGTCGCCCACTTCTTCGACACCTACCGCGAGCGCCTCAAGATGGAGCTCGTCCTCGGCGAGCCCGGCCTGCACCGCATGATCCGCGAGGGCTCCATCAACCGCCCCGCCCTCGCCCTCACTGGCTTCTTCAAATATTTCGCGAACAAACGTATCCAGGTTCTGGGCGCGGCCGAGATGACCTACCTCAAGACGCTCGATCACGCCCGCCAGGTCGAGATCCTCCAGGAGATGGTCGAGCGCCAGATCCCCTGCCTCGTCCTCACGCGTAATTTCCACCCCACGCCCGCCATGCTCAGCGTCGCGAAGGAGAAAAACCTCCCCGTGTTCCGCACCACGCTGATCACGATGAACTTCATCAACCTCGCCACCCTCTGCATCGACAACGAGTTCGCCCCCTCCGTCACCGAGCACGCCACCACCCTCGATATCCGCGGCATCGGCGTCATGCTCCGCGGCTCCAGCGGCGTCGGCAAAAGCGAATGCGCCCTCGCCCTCATCGAGCGCGGCCACTCCCTCGTCGCCGACGACCTCACCGTCATCAAGCTCCTCGACGAACGCGAACTCATGGCCTCCTCCCGCCCGCTCAACCGCGGCTACATGGAGTGCCGCGGCATCGGCATCATCAATATCTCCGACATGTTCGGAGTGAAGAGCGTCCGCCCCGAGAAACGCATCGACCTCGTCGTCTCCCTCTTCGAATGGACTCCCGACGCCGTCGAGGAACGCACCGGCCTCGAAGAAAACTTCTACGAGATACTGGAGCTCAAAGTCCCCCACATCATCCTCTACGTCCGCCCCGGCCGCGACATGGCCCGCCTCGTCGAAGTCGCCGCCCTCACCCAAGCCCTCAAGAAAATGGGCCACGATCCCGCGAAAACTTTCAACGACCGCCTCATCGCTTACATGACGCAACAGTCCGAAACCCCCGCCCGCACCATCCGCCTCGACCCCGATCGCAGCCGCTCGGAAGAAGACCGCTCCTGA
- the rph gene encoding ribonuclease PH, with protein sequence MSTTARHDGRTADQLRTITFEADIAPHATGSVLVSFGKTRVICAATIEPGVPTWMKQQGVKGGWLTAEYSMLPYSTHERKSRDISRGKIDGRTVEIQRLIGRSLRAVIDLSKLGQNTLWLDCDVLQADGGTRTASITGAYLAARLAVQKLLDSQKLRENPLTDSVAAVSVGVVAGRELLDIAYLEDKDAEVDFNIVMTGQGKFVEVQGSGEETTFSHDQLQSLLVLAQKGLKEVSAAQTAFLTKQLLSTLKLG encoded by the coding sequence ATGTCCACCACCGCCCGCCACGACGGCCGCACCGCCGACCAGCTCCGCACCATCACCTTCGAAGCCGACATCGCACCGCACGCCACTGGCTCGGTCCTCGTCAGCTTCGGCAAAACCCGCGTGATCTGCGCCGCCACCATCGAGCCCGGCGTCCCCACCTGGATGAAACAGCAGGGCGTCAAAGGAGGCTGGCTCACCGCCGAGTACTCGATGCTCCCCTACAGCACCCACGAGCGCAAATCCCGCGACATCTCCCGCGGCAAGATCGACGGCCGCACCGTCGAGATCCAGCGCCTCATCGGCCGTTCCCTTCGCGCCGTCATCGACCTCAGCAAACTCGGGCAGAACACTCTCTGGCTAGATTGCGACGTCCTCCAGGCCGACGGCGGCACCCGCACCGCCTCTATCACCGGCGCCTACCTCGCCGCCCGCCTCGCCGTCCAAAAACTCCTCGACTCACAAAAACTCCGCGAGAATCCCCTCACCGATTCCGTTGCCGCCGTCAGCGTCGGCGTCGTCGCCGGCCGCGAGCTCCTCGACATCGCCTACCTCGAAGACAAAGACGCCGAAGTGGACTTCAACATCGTCATGACCGGCCAGGGCAAATTCGTCGAAGTCCAGGGCTCCGGCGAAGAAACCACCTTCAGCCACGACCAACTACAAAGTCTCTTAGTCCTCGCCCAAAAAGGCCTGAAAGAAGTCTCCGCCGCCCAAACCGCCTTCCTCACCAAACAACTCCTCAGCACCCTAAAACTCGGCTGA
- a CDS encoding urease accessory protein UreD yields the protein MGEFSGHLKLRAEVRENGKTVLAGQSFRAPFHVGKAYWDEEGAALRVQVVNPTAGILEGDKLETEIAVGSGAALLVTTPSASRVFHMRAGEAVASQKFSVEAGGWLEFLPEPLVPHDRSSFRQVTEIEVAEGGEIAFADLLMPGRIARGEMWSWSRLRLELSVRVGGELILRERLDQSGEEMKALAKLAGVGELKSEEGRGKGESGGGGVFNREWTRMDANAAAENGASAESGACCFGNVVIVSRKLEECGAWREWIEALHGARAWVGVSALRGGCGAWSLKIVAADGAELRRVLGEVREILAERLPRMRAALRRV from the coding sequence ATGGGTGAGTTTTCCGGACATCTGAAGTTGCGCGCGGAGGTGCGTGAGAACGGGAAAACCGTGCTGGCGGGGCAGTCGTTTCGCGCGCCGTTTCATGTGGGAAAGGCTTACTGGGACGAGGAGGGCGCGGCGTTGCGCGTGCAGGTCGTGAATCCGACGGCGGGGATTTTGGAGGGAGATAAGTTGGAGACGGAGATCGCGGTGGGAAGTGGCGCGGCGTTGCTCGTGACGACTCCGAGTGCGAGCCGGGTTTTCCATATGCGGGCGGGCGAGGCGGTGGCGTCGCAGAAATTTTCGGTGGAGGCGGGTGGGTGGCTGGAGTTTTTGCCGGAGCCCCTCGTCCCGCATGACCGGTCGAGTTTCCGGCAGGTGACGGAGATCGAGGTGGCGGAGGGCGGGGAGATCGCGTTTGCGGATTTGTTGATGCCGGGGCGGATCGCGCGCGGGGAGATGTGGTCGTGGTCGCGTTTGCGGCTGGAGCTAAGCGTGCGCGTGGGCGGGGAATTGATTTTGCGGGAGCGGCTGGATCAGAGCGGGGAGGAGATGAAAGCGCTCGCGAAGCTGGCGGGTGTGGGCGAGCTGAAGAGTGAAGAGGGAAGGGGGAAGGGTGAAAGCGGAGGCGGCGGAGTTTTTAACCGCGAATGGACGCGAATGGACGCGAATGCGGCGGCGGAAAATGGAGCGAGCGCGGAGAGCGGGGCGTGTTGTTTTGGGAATGTGGTGATTGTGTCGCGCAAGTTGGAGGAGTGCGGGGCGTGGAGGGAATGGATCGAGGCGTTGCACGGGGCGCGGGCGTGGGTGGGGGTGAGCGCGCTGCGCGGCGGGTGCGGGGCGTGGAGTTTGAAGATTGTGGCGGCGGATGGGGCGGAGCTGCGTCGGGTGCTCGGTGAAGTGCGGGAGATCCTGGCGGAGCGGTTGCCGAGGATGCGGGCGGCGCTCAGGCGGGTGTGA
- the ureG gene encoding urease accessory protein UreG: protein MSSKRPPRIGVGGPVGSGKTMLCLKLCQRLRERYSLGVVTNDIYTSEDARYLKEAKALPAERIVGVETGGCPHTAIRDDTTMNEQAVQGLEKAFPDLQLVLVESGGDNLTATFSPELVDAFIYVLDVAEGEKMPRKGGPAIKYSDLLLINKIDLAPYVGADLGVMERDAKVQRGTRPFIFCDLKREHNLDAIVAWIVREVLFGARKSGA from the coding sequence ATGTCTTCTAAACGTCCTCCTCGAATTGGTGTTGGTGGCCCGGTGGGGTCCGGCAAGACGATGCTTTGTCTGAAGCTGTGTCAGCGGCTGAGGGAGCGGTATAGCTTGGGCGTGGTGACGAACGACATCTACACGTCGGAGGATGCGCGGTATCTGAAGGAGGCGAAGGCGCTGCCGGCGGAGCGGATCGTGGGCGTGGAGACCGGCGGGTGTCCGCACACGGCGATTCGCGATGACACGACGATGAATGAGCAGGCGGTGCAGGGGCTGGAAAAAGCGTTTCCTGATCTGCAGCTCGTGTTGGTGGAGAGTGGCGGGGATAATCTGACGGCGACATTTTCGCCGGAGCTGGTCGATGCGTTTATCTATGTGCTCGATGTAGCGGAGGGGGAAAAGATGCCGCGCAAGGGTGGGCCGGCGATCAAGTACTCGGATCTGCTCTTAATAAATAAAATCGATCTGGCGCCGTATGTGGGGGCGGATCTCGGGGTGATGGAGCGCGACGCGAAGGTGCAGCGGGGGACGCGGCCGTTTATTTTTTGCGATCTGAAGCGGGAGCATAATCTCGACGCGATCGTGGCGTGGATCGTGCGCGAGGTGTTGTTTGGTGCGAGGAAATCGGGCGCATGA
- a CDS encoding urease accessory protein UreF: MNTETSGVAWLAGMLQMGDTFYPTGAYAHSFGLEGMIELGAVRDRETLREFLLRSALPALRQAELPVVIHAWGALGGGRNAEVSGDGVLDKIKRINGISENEDGRRAVEWVDWRKVGELCVLASALKSAKEARLAAENIGRQRAELAAKLRGHPLAVEFVRWAEAEKWPYSPAAAAALEARVLGAPLEAALASVFYASIAGLMAAAMKLLRLGQNGSQTLLTEMMGKAPEIVAAAKKVPVGEIGWFNPWLDIAAARHERAAARLFIS, translated from the coding sequence ATGAACACCGAAACCTCAGGAGTGGCGTGGCTGGCGGGGATGCTCCAGATGGGGGATACGTTTTATCCGACGGGGGCGTATGCGCACTCGTTTGGGCTGGAGGGGATGATCGAGCTGGGAGCGGTGCGGGATCGGGAGACGTTGCGGGAGTTTTTGCTGAGGTCGGCGCTGCCAGCGTTAAGGCAGGCGGAACTGCCGGTGGTGATTCATGCGTGGGGGGCGTTGGGAGGCGGTCGTAATGCGGAGGTGTCGGGGGATGGAGTTTTGGACAAGATTAAGAGGATTAACGGGATTTCGGAAAATGAGGATGGGAGGAGAGCGGTGGAGTGGGTGGATTGGAGGAAGGTCGGGGAGCTGTGTGTGCTGGCGTCGGCGTTGAAGTCGGCGAAGGAGGCGCGGTTGGCGGCGGAGAATATTGGGCGGCAGCGGGCGGAGCTGGCGGCGAAGTTGCGAGGACATCCGCTGGCGGTGGAGTTTGTGCGATGGGCGGAGGCGGAGAAGTGGCCGTATTCGCCGGCGGCGGCGGCGGCGCTGGAGGCGCGGGTGTTGGGGGCGCCACTGGAGGCGGCGCTGGCGTCGGTTTTTTATGCGAGCATCGCGGGGCTGATGGCGGCGGCGATGAAGCTGCTGCGGCTCGGGCAGAATGGGTCGCAGACGTTGCTGACGGAAATGATGGGGAAAGCGCCGGAGATCGTGGCGGCGGCGAAGAAGGTGCCGGTGGGGGAGATCGGGTGGTTTAATCCGTGGCTGGATATCGCGGCGGCGCGGCATGAGCGGGCGGCGGCGCGGTTGTTTATTTCGTGA
- a CDS encoding glucose-1-phosphate adenylyltransferase yields MATPKVISVIMGGGRGTRLYPLTMERCKPAVPLAGKYRLVDIPISNCINSGLNRIFLLTQFHTASLHRHVQATYHFDPFGGGFVDILSAEQTEKSVDWYQGTADAVRRNLQHFRTFPHDLVLILSGDQLYRMDFRKIIEQHMSTGADVTIAAIPFPVSKVEGLGLTRVNDDLSIAQFVEKPKDPAVINSLTLSAALEAKLEQPVAGEKHCLASMGIYVFNRTALAEALDNNMTDFGKEIIPGLLGKKKLFAHIFEGYWEDIGTVKAFFDANLALAQPLPPFNFFDAKDPIYTKDNYLPASKINNCAIDYVVIGDGSIIEDSTLKHCVLGIRSFVREGTQLQDVVMMGSDFYETPEQLEANVEQGRPHLGLGKGCIIRGAIIDKNSRIGDGVTLTVDGKPDGTYPHGVIIRDGVLLVPKGGVVPNGTVI; encoded by the coding sequence ATGGCAACACCCAAAGTCATCTCGGTAATCATGGGCGGCGGTCGCGGCACGCGTCTTTATCCGCTCACGATGGAGCGCTGCAAACCCGCCGTTCCTCTCGCCGGCAAGTACCGCCTGGTCGATATTCCGATCAGCAACTGCATCAACTCGGGGTTGAATCGCATCTTTTTGCTGACGCAGTTTCACACGGCCTCCCTGCATCGTCACGTCCAGGCGACGTATCATTTCGATCCGTTTGGCGGTGGTTTCGTGGACATTCTTTCGGCGGAGCAGACGGAGAAGAGCGTCGATTGGTATCAGGGCACGGCCGATGCGGTGAGGCGCAATCTCCAGCATTTCCGCACGTTCCCGCATGACCTGGTTTTGATTCTCTCGGGGGACCAGCTGTACCGGATGGATTTCCGGAAGATCATCGAGCAGCACATGTCGACTGGAGCGGATGTGACGATCGCGGCGATTCCGTTTCCTGTTTCGAAGGTCGAGGGCCTCGGCCTGACACGCGTGAACGATGATCTCTCGATCGCTCAGTTCGTGGAAAAACCAAAAGATCCAGCGGTGATCAACAGTCTCACCCTCAGCGCGGCGCTCGAAGCGAAGCTGGAGCAGCCGGTGGCCGGTGAGAAGCACTGCCTGGCGTCGATGGGTATTTATGTTTTCAACCGCACGGCACTGGCCGAGGCGTTGGACAACAATATGACGGATTTCGGCAAGGAGATCATTCCCGGCCTGCTCGGGAAGAAGAAGCTCTTCGCCCACATTTTCGAGGGATATTGGGAAGACATTGGAACGGTGAAGGCGTTTTTCGATGCGAACCTCGCGCTCGCGCAGCCGCTGCCGCCGTTTAATTTCTTCGATGCGAAAGATCCGATCTACACGAAGGACAACTATCTGCCTGCATCGAAGATCAACAACTGCGCCATCGACTATGTCGTCATCGGCGACGGTTCGATCATCGAGGATTCGACGCTGAAACATTGCGTGCTCGGAATCCGGTCGTTTGTGCGTGAAGGCACACAGTTGCAGGATGTGGTGATGATGGGCTCGGATTTTTATGAAACTCCGGAGCAACTGGAGGCGAACGTGGAGCAGGGGCGTCCGCATCTGGGGCTCGGGAAAGGCTGCATTATTCGTGGCGCGATCATCGATAAAAACTCGCGTATTGGCGATGGGGTGACGTTGACGGTGGATGGCAAGCCAGACGGCACCTATCCGCATGGCGTCATCATCCGCGACGGCGTTCTTCTCGTGCCGAAGGGCGGAGTGGTGCCGAATGGAACGGTGATCTGA
- the glmS gene encoding glutamine--fructose-6-phosphate transaminase (isomerizing): MCGIVGYVGKQKAASIIIEGLKRLEYRGYDSAGVAVLQNDRIDVAKKAGRVEILAKEAARHRFTGTTGIGHTRWATHGGVTDANAHPHVSSDGKFALIHNGVIENYSSIKKFLLSKGYTFSSETDTEALVNLIAYHYQKEPAAEDKSRFLESVRRSLMHVEGTYGIAVICTDSPGELVAARKASPLILGVGDGEFIIASDVSALISRTQNVVYLKDGELVHLTGKNFSIITQSEEDVSPIVNKVTWSAEAAEIGSFSHFMEKEIFEQPVALENAMRGRFSADGSTAQFGGLNLTPIEVRQIDRFAFCGCGTAWHACLVAEHLIERFARVPVEVDYASEFRYRNSPLDGNTLFFVVSQSGETIDTLGALREAKRKGYKVLAINNTVGSSIAREADGGIYQHVGPEIGVASTKAFTSQLLIGAMFALYVARMRDMSFSDGVEYVKALKAAPDLVRKALEQAPRIKEIAKRYAQYADMLFLGRLSLFPIALEGALKLKEISYIHAEGYPAAEMKHGPIALISEKCPSVFFAPKSEIFNKIVSSIQEIKARNGKTIVITTEGCEFPPGVADDVIYIPDCHEAVLPIVATVPVQLLSYYIACERGCDVDKPRNLAKSVTVE; encoded by the coding sequence ATGTGTGGAATCGTTGGTTACGTTGGGAAACAGAAAGCCGCCTCAATCATTATCGAGGGCCTCAAGCGTCTCGAATACCGCGGCTACGACTCTGCTGGTGTCGCTGTTCTCCAGAACGACCGCATCGATGTCGCAAAAAAAGCCGGACGCGTCGAAATCCTCGCTAAAGAAGCCGCTCGCCACCGCTTCACCGGCACCACCGGCATCGGCCACACCCGCTGGGCCACGCATGGCGGTGTCACCGACGCCAACGCCCACCCCCACGTCTCCAGCGACGGCAAGTTCGCCCTCATCCACAACGGTGTCATCGAGAACTACTCCTCGATCAAAAAATTTCTCCTCTCCAAAGGCTACACGTTCTCCTCCGAGACCGACACCGAGGCGCTCGTTAACCTCATTGCCTACCACTACCAGAAGGAGCCCGCCGCCGAGGACAAAAGCCGCTTTCTCGAAAGCGTCCGCCGCAGCCTCATGCACGTCGAGGGCACCTACGGCATCGCCGTCATCTGCACCGATTCCCCCGGCGAACTCGTCGCCGCCCGCAAAGCCTCGCCCCTCATCCTCGGCGTGGGCGACGGCGAATTCATCATCGCTTCCGACGTCTCCGCTCTCATCAGCCGCACGCAAAACGTCGTTTACTTAAAAGACGGCGAACTCGTCCACCTCACGGGAAAAAACTTTTCCATCATCACGCAGTCCGAGGAAGACGTTTCCCCCATCGTCAACAAAGTCACCTGGAGCGCTGAGGCCGCCGAGATCGGCAGCTTCTCGCACTTCATGGAGAAAGAAATTTTCGAGCAGCCCGTCGCCCTCGAAAACGCCATGCGCGGCCGCTTCTCCGCCGACGGCTCCACCGCCCAGTTCGGCGGCCTCAATCTCACGCCCATCGAGGTCCGCCAGATCGACCGCTTTGCCTTCTGCGGCTGCGGCACCGCCTGGCACGCCTGCCTCGTCGCCGAGCACCTCATCGAGCGCTTCGCCCGCGTCCCCGTCGAAGTCGATTACGCCTCCGAGTTCCGCTACCGCAATTCCCCGCTCGACGGTAACACCCTCTTCTTCGTCGTCAGCCAGTCCGGCGAAACCATCGACACCCTCGGCGCTCTCCGCGAAGCCAAGCGCAAAGGCTACAAGGTTCTCGCGATCAACAACACCGTCGGCTCCTCCATCGCCCGCGAAGCCGACGGCGGCATCTACCAGCACGTCGGCCCCGAGATCGGCGTCGCCTCCACCAAGGCATTCACCTCTCAACTACTGATCGGCGCCATGTTCGCCCTCTACGTCGCCCGCATGAGGGACATGAGCTTCAGCGACGGCGTCGAGTACGTGAAAGCCCTCAAGGCCGCCCCCGATCTCGTCCGCAAAGCCTTGGAACAAGCCCCCCGCATCAAGGAAATCGCCAAGCGTTACGCCCAGTATGCCGACATGCTTTTCCTCGGCCGCCTCTCGCTCTTCCCCATCGCCCTCGAGGGCGCACTGAAGCTTAAAGAGATCTCCTACATCCACGCCGAGGGTTATCCCGCCGCCGAGATGAAGCACGGCCCCATCGCCCTCATCAGCGAGAAATGTCCGTCCGTCTTCTTCGCCCCCAAGAGCGAGATCTTCAACAAGATTGTCTCCTCCATTCAGGAGATCAAAGCGCGCAACGGCAAAACCATCGTCATCACCACCGAGGGTTGCGAATTCCCGCCCGGTGTCGCCGACGACGTCATCTACATCCCCGACTGCCACGAAGCCGTCCTCCCCATCGTCGCCACTGTACCGGTTCAGCTTCTCAGCTACTACATCGCCTGCGAACGCGGTTGCGATGTCGATAAGCCCCGCAACCTGGCAAAGTCCGTCACCGTCGAATAA